From a region of the Microterricola gilva genome:
- a CDS encoding glycosyltransferase, producing the protein MSSIPSVAGRSESPWCSLITVTHNSRKALEEFWGKNDAVPSDVEWIVVDNCSTDGSAELAERLGATRVIRLTENLGFGLANNKGFEIARGQFVGFVNPDIRVKYADLKALELVATENQAVVSPQLMNADGSVQPNGRGFPFLLDKVRNRLGSGEKLHGSYLLFSESDEPRMVCWLMGASIFAARQSIEMFGAWDSHFFLYYEDKDFCLRAWKAGVPVAVVPRVRWTHGWARETSNLSATPWKRELASMFKFYGRYPEFLLGRNIASRKHARISREVYGA; encoded by the coding sequence GTGAGTTCAATCCCAAGCGTTGCCGGCAGGTCTGAAAGTCCGTGGTGCTCGCTCATCACGGTGACGCACAATAGCCGAAAGGCTCTTGAAGAGTTTTGGGGCAAGAACGATGCGGTTCCCTCCGACGTCGAGTGGATCGTCGTTGACAATTGCTCTACGGATGGAAGTGCCGAGCTCGCCGAACGGCTAGGCGCCACGCGGGTCATCCGACTCACCGAGAACCTTGGTTTTGGTCTGGCGAACAACAAGGGTTTTGAGATCGCTCGCGGCCAGTTTGTTGGCTTCGTCAATCCAGACATTCGTGTGAAGTATGCGGACTTGAAAGCACTCGAGCTCGTCGCGACTGAGAATCAAGCGGTCGTATCGCCGCAGCTGATGAATGCCGATGGCTCCGTGCAACCAAACGGGCGAGGGTTCCCTTTCCTGCTGGACAAGGTCAGGAACAGGCTCGGCTCCGGAGAGAAGCTTCATGGTAGCTACTTGTTGTTCAGCGAATCCGATGAGCCAAGAATGGTGTGCTGGCTGATGGGCGCTTCCATCTTTGCGGCCCGTCAGAGCATTGAGATGTTCGGTGCCTGGGATTCGCATTTCTTCCTCTACTACGAGGACAAGGATTTCTGCTTGCGGGCGTGGAAGGCTGGAGTCCCCGTGGCCGTTGTCCCGCGCGTGAGGTGGACGCACGGCTGGGCTCGTGAGACCTCCAACTTGAGCGCGACGCCATGGAAGCGAGAGTTGGCGTCTATGTTCAAGTTCTACGGACGCTACCCAGAATTCCTATTGGGCAGGAACATCGCGTCTCGCAAGCACGCGAGGATCAGCCGCGAAGTCTACGGAGCTTAG
- a CDS encoding UDP-glucose dehydrogenase family protein, giving the protein MKLSVIGCGYLGAVHASAMAELGHEVVGIDVDAAKIMQLAAGKPSFFEPGLPEILASAGASGRLRFSTDMADVADATVHFVAVGTPQMQGSHAADMSYVDAAVAGLLPYLKPGDLVVGKSTVPVGTAARLAQLIADSGTGATLAWNPEFLREGFAVKDTIEPDRLVYGVADESAAAVLDEVYAAALAAGTPRISTDYATAELVKVAANAFLATKISFINAMAEIAEVTGADVSQLADAIGHDARIGRRFLNAGVGFGGGCLPKDIRAFTARAEELGRGESVAFLKEVDAINLRRRQRAVDLAVEALGGSVYNKRIAVLGVTFKPNSDDVRDSPALDIAVQLKGLGAGVISTDPQGIENARLRHPQLDYTDSIDEALNGAELVVLATEWTHFRELDPAHVASLAAGRTIIDGRNALDAAAWRAAGWTYRGMGRP; this is encoded by the coding sequence GTGAAGTTGTCAGTGATCGGATGCGGTTACCTCGGCGCCGTGCACGCCTCGGCGATGGCCGAACTCGGTCATGAGGTTGTCGGCATCGACGTCGACGCCGCCAAGATCATGCAGCTCGCTGCCGGCAAGCCATCCTTCTTCGAGCCCGGCCTGCCCGAGATCCTCGCATCGGCAGGCGCGAGCGGACGTCTGCGGTTCAGCACCGACATGGCGGATGTCGCCGACGCCACCGTGCACTTCGTCGCCGTCGGCACCCCGCAGATGCAGGGCAGCCACGCCGCCGACATGAGCTACGTCGACGCGGCGGTCGCCGGCCTCCTGCCGTACCTCAAGCCCGGCGACCTCGTCGTGGGCAAGAGCACCGTGCCGGTGGGCACTGCCGCTCGCCTGGCGCAACTGATTGCCGACAGCGGCACCGGCGCGACGCTCGCCTGGAACCCCGAGTTCCTCCGCGAGGGCTTCGCCGTGAAGGACACCATCGAACCTGACCGGCTCGTATACGGTGTGGCCGACGAGAGCGCGGCGGCCGTGCTCGACGAGGTCTACGCCGCGGCGCTGGCCGCGGGCACCCCACGCATCAGCACCGACTATGCGACTGCCGAGCTCGTCAAGGTGGCGGCCAACGCCTTCCTCGCGACGAAGATCTCCTTCATCAACGCGATGGCAGAGATCGCCGAGGTGACGGGCGCCGACGTGAGCCAGCTCGCGGATGCGATCGGTCACGATGCGCGCATCGGTCGCCGCTTCCTGAACGCCGGTGTCGGATTCGGCGGCGGTTGCCTGCCCAAGGACATCCGCGCCTTCACCGCCCGCGCCGAGGAGCTTGGCCGCGGCGAATCGGTGGCTTTCCTCAAAGAGGTCGATGCCATCAACCTACGTCGTCGTCAGCGCGCGGTCGACCTCGCCGTCGAAGCCCTCGGCGGTTCCGTCTACAACAAGCGCATCGCTGTGCTCGGTGTCACCTTCAAGCCCAACTCTGACGACGTCCGTGACTCTCCTGCACTCGACATTGCGGTGCAGCTGAAGGGTCTGGGCGCCGGTGTGATCTCCACCGACCCTCAGGGCATCGAGAATGCACGGCTGCGCCACCCCCAGCTCGACTACACGGACTCGATCGACGAGGCTCTCAACGGCGCCGAACTGGTCGTGCTGGCCACCGAGTGGACGCACTTCCGCGAACTCGACCCAGCCCACGTCGCGTCCTTGGCCGCGGGGCGAACCATCATCGACGGACGGAACGCTCTCGATGCCGCTGCATGGCGCGCCGCAGGCTGGACGTACCGCGGCATGGGGCGGCCGTAG